Proteins encoded within one genomic window of Gloeobacter kilaueensis JS1:
- a CDS encoding DUF6816 family protein → MLRSARLGGIALVFWLQLVRPAAATLAERLRSFPAVGEPLPLPAAQGALVYPAWFEGTWQVRTTLVDLAAPLGKKVIDSQAFAASRQLRGKPITFLARFVRSGGLVVADLAFNDRSIAEAYFGRRNVLGVEVRPQDPNRQVLRLRGNQRGELLTLRRQIDKPTPDRFDVGEYYQQIFTGSRVPSLRGIETVTLYSRTRTGIGAEQMTAVYLDPREPAYFEAGGRAVSAYRYRLEFRRVGR, encoded by the coding sequence ATGCTGCGCTCAGCGAGGCTCGGAGGCATTGCCCTCGTCTTCTGGTTGCAACTGGTCCGGCCTGCGGCGGCCACACTGGCTGAGCGGCTGCGGTCTTTTCCGGCGGTGGGAGAGCCATTGCCCCTTCCAGCGGCCCAGGGAGCGCTGGTGTACCCGGCCTGGTTCGAGGGGACCTGGCAGGTGCGCACCACCCTCGTAGACCTCGCTGCTCCTCTAGGAAAGAAAGTGATCGACTCCCAGGCGTTCGCTGCGAGCCGCCAGCTGCGCGGCAAGCCCATCACCTTCCTGGCCCGCTTTGTGCGCAGCGGCGGGCTGGTGGTGGCGGATCTGGCCTTCAACGACCGCTCGATTGCCGAGGCGTACTTCGGTCGCCGCAACGTGCTCGGCGTGGAGGTGCGCCCGCAAGATCCCAACCGGCAGGTGCTGCGGCTGCGGGGCAACCAGCGGGGAGAACTCCTCACCCTGCGCCGCCAGATCGACAAACCTACCCCAGATCGCTTCGATGTGGGCGAGTACTACCAGCAGATATTTACCGGCTCCAGAGTGCCCAGCCTGCGGGGTATCGAAACGGTTACCCTCTACAGCCGCACCCGTACCGGGATCGGCGCTGAGCAGATGACGGCGGTGTACCTCGATCCGCGTGAACCTGCCTACTTTGAAGCAGGAGGCCGGGCAGTCAGCGCCTATCGCTACCGGCTGGAATTTCGCCGGGTAGGGCGTTAG
- a CDS encoding serine hydrolase domain-containing protein, producing MQTSNRAVRLLLACLLVLTGFFGVQTVYAETKTEAIERIVRRYHEKGQFDGALLVADRGRVVYKSAYGLANRSWNIDNGTDTRFKIASITKQFTALLVMQRVAEGRVKLDSPISTYLPDCPAEIADKITVRQLLTHTSGLPTLDDESGYYQNQAPDLLKPDRLLKTVCTGSLQQTPGTKFNYNNADFILLGLLLEKVTGKPYEQLLTEKILQPLQLKNSGLATQEAVIGKQASGYLFENGVYRNEPYFRIQNFYAAGAMYSTVDDLFVWNRALDTYRLLSREYTEAMFAPLPSLGFVALGSWAYRLELPTGEKPLLIERQGSTGGFHSLNIRVPEREASLIILSNLDTSELYNTYTKTGLPYELLAVLLAK from the coding sequence GTGCAAACGTCTAATCGCGCTGTACGACTTCTGCTTGCCTGCCTGCTGGTCCTCACTGGCTTTTTTGGTGTTCAAACTGTCTATGCTGAAACCAAAACCGAGGCAATTGAGCGCATCGTCCGCCGGTACCACGAAAAAGGCCAGTTCGACGGTGCGCTGCTGGTGGCCGACAGAGGCCGGGTTGTTTATAAAAGTGCCTACGGCCTGGCCAACCGCAGCTGGAATATCGACAACGGCACCGATACCCGATTTAAGATCGCCTCGATTACCAAGCAGTTCACGGCGCTACTGGTAATGCAACGGGTGGCCGAGGGCAGGGTCAAACTCGATAGTCCGATTTCGACCTATCTGCCGGATTGTCCTGCAGAAATTGCTGACAAGATCACCGTCCGACAGCTGCTTACCCACACCTCCGGCTTGCCAACCCTCGATGACGAGTCGGGCTATTACCAGAACCAGGCTCCGGACCTCCTCAAGCCCGACCGCCTGCTCAAAACTGTCTGCACCGGCAGCCTGCAGCAGACGCCAGGAACCAAGTTCAACTACAACAACGCCGATTTCATCCTGCTGGGGCTGTTGCTTGAAAAGGTGACAGGCAAGCCCTACGAGCAGCTGCTCACCGAAAAGATCTTGCAACCGCTGCAACTTAAAAATAGCGGCCTTGCCACCCAGGAGGCGGTGATCGGCAAGCAAGCCTCCGGCTACCTGTTCGAGAACGGAGTCTACCGCAACGAACCCTACTTTCGCATCCAGAATTTTTATGCTGCCGGTGCGATGTACTCGACCGTAGACGATCTTTTTGTCTGGAACCGGGCGCTGGATACCTACAGGTTGCTCTCTAGAGAATACACCGAGGCAATGTTTGCGCCCCTACCGAGCCTGGGTTTTGTCGCCCTCGGCAGTTGGGCGTACCGGCTGGAGCTGCCGACGGGCGAAAAGCCCCTGCTCATCGAGCGCCAGGGCAGCACCGGCGGCTTTCACAGCCTCAATATTCGCGTGCCCGAGCGGGAGGCGAGCCTGATTATCCTGAGCAACCTCGACACATCTGAGCTGTACAACACCTATACCAAAACAGGTCTGCCCTACGAGCTGCTGGCCGTTCTGCTCGCAAAGTGA
- a CDS encoding prephenate/arogenate dehydrogenase: MKIGIVGLGLIGGSLAIDWHPHHRIIGVSRSAETIRQALEAGIIEDGGASLALLSGCEVIFICTPIDHVLSAIEALAAVVPTGTVLSDVASVKGAIVPAAEALWPTFVGGHPMAGSAAQGLAAAQARLFVGRPYVFTPTAATPKAALEVVAGLVGQLGARIYYCAAAEHDRAVARISHLPVFVSAALLANLEASGDALAAELASSGFFDTSRVGGGNPQLGTAMAAWNREALLAELHRYREQLAFFEQQIALGEWQALEQSLQRCQQVRRQIFAPPPATGDSG, translated from the coding sequence ATGAAAATTGGCATCGTTGGTCTGGGATTGATCGGTGGCTCACTGGCCATCGACTGGCATCCCCATCACCGCATCATTGGGGTTTCCCGCTCAGCCGAGACGATCCGCCAGGCGCTCGAAGCGGGGATCATTGAGGACGGCGGTGCATCCCTCGCGTTGCTGAGCGGCTGCGAGGTGATCTTTATCTGCACGCCGATCGATCACGTATTATCTGCGATCGAGGCGCTCGCCGCCGTTGTGCCCACCGGCACCGTTCTTAGCGATGTTGCTTCGGTCAAAGGGGCGATCGTCCCGGCAGCAGAAGCGCTCTGGCCCACCTTTGTCGGCGGGCATCCAATGGCAGGCAGTGCCGCCCAGGGTCTGGCGGCGGCCCAGGCGCGCCTTTTTGTGGGCCGCCCCTACGTGTTTACCCCGACTGCTGCCACCCCAAAGGCCGCCCTTGAGGTGGTCGCCGGTCTGGTGGGCCAGCTTGGGGCGCGGATCTACTACTGTGCTGCTGCTGAACACGACCGGGCCGTAGCCCGGATCAGCCACCTGCCGGTGTTTGTCAGTGCCGCTTTGCTGGCAAATCTGGAGGCGAGCGGCGACGCGCTGGCAGCCGAGCTGGCAAGCAGCGGTTTTTTTGATACCAGCCGGGTAGGCGGCGGCAATCCGCAGCTGGGAACGGCGATGGCCGCGTGGAACCGCGAAGCCCTGCTCGCTGAACTGCACCGCTACCGCGAGCAACTTGCGTTCTTTGAACAGCAGATCGCCCTGGGCGAGTGGCAGGCGCTCGAACAGTCTCTGCAGCGCTGCCAGCAGG